The nucleotide sequence tgaccccccacccccaaactattctatttaagttttttatcctacatcgatcttttgatgtcgtcccttagtttTAAGtaaatcttcatatctattttcatttttttactttatatcgttttttattttatttacatattttatgtcCTTATAATGTTTCCTGTCAGAAAAACTAActgcatttataagtaaaatacggataaacaggattttttttttacaaaatttacttctggatactatcttaagATCATAAGTAAGTGTtggtccaagtttggtagaaattcaggatagtttaagaaaattatttaaatttcaaaaactttaaccaaagcgaatatttgtggacgacacggaatgtaggattgctatgtctcgctttttggaCAAAAGTCAAAGACTCGACAATAAAAAAAGGAATATCGAAAATGGCAAATACCACGACAGAGAGCGGAATTTGAGGCATATTCacaggcagtggtgaaaaacaGGCAAATTTGTATAAAATGCGGAAAAAGATTagaaaatatgtgaaaaatacactgactcacaaccaatcaaaatctggcatttttATATAAGATGTAATGATTTATCAAATTTCTCACTGGCAAAACAGTATTGAACtctttaaaaattatgcaatttaagCACTATACAAGTTTATTTAACTTACCAGGATCTGGAACAGGAGCGTTCTGGCATTTACAGGCAAACCTTAATTTACAGGGAACTTTCTTGTGCTGTGCCAGACTGTGTAAACTCATAAAACTTGTCTTACAATTTCCACAAATCAGTACATCTTTAGTGGCAACTAAAACATATTGTACAGCTTTAAAAGTTAGGTTTTCAAACAACCATTATTTATAAGCCTAagaattaatacatttttaattttcaatttcatcaaCTCTCCAGTCTACATCAAACACAGATATAATGAGTAATCACTTACTATTTATCAACTTTCtaacctacatgtatatatatatatcatatcatGTGTATTCACATACTGTTAATCAAAATACAAAGtctacataaaacaaaaacagagaCATGTGTAATAACATACTGTTAAGAAAGTGTGTCTTGCCTCTTAACGTTTCTTATTGCTAAGATTACCATGCTTTGTGCATTTTTTGTCACTTGAGCCTATCTTTTGTTGAGTTTAATAACTGTGGTTggtgtttttttactttttttactgaTATGTTTAATAGCCATGATAACAGAGGTTGATATGATTCCTTTTCAATCTCCTTACCTTTCCTTACTGCTGAGTTAGCTGTGATTGGTGTGATAGTCTTTTTTGTCTCTAAACTAGCTGCGTTTCCTGTCAGGTCTACCAAGGTACGTTTAATTGTGGGTATGGAATCTTGTCTTATTTTCTTCATAGCTGGAGGTCCTACAGATAATCCAGGGCCTCCCATTTTCACTGTCTGTAAGGCTACAGCAGGTCtgtaaaattaaatgtatatttacaATTCGTTTCAAAAGAATGTGATAAATTGTGCTGTtttgtttaacaatgacatttgAAGGGTTGACATTTTTAAAACTGAACATTGTGTCTGACATCTGAACATGAATTTTTCCAAAGCAAGAAAGTTACAATGTACATTTATCGTTTTTAATGCTTTAAATTGGTATTAAGTGAATATTCAACCTTTACTTGACTCATTAATTAAAGACATAAAAGATAAGTACCTTTTTACACCTATATTTACTGTAGATTTATTCTTTGGTTCTGAAGCAATATTGCAATCTACAAAATATGAAACCTTCTCAATTATGTGTATCTATTATTCATCAACAACTTACTACATTGCACTATGCATACTGCACATATAAAATACATGGCCACCAATTTCCCTTGCATCCTTTCTTTCTTAATCAAATCAAGATATTaatgattaaataataaaattaggaTAACCCCGATGCTAAAAGATATTGTGACTAGATACTAATGAGAATTACCTCTATGTCAATTAAAAATTTCCTGGGACAACACTGTCCTCCAGGTCTTGTTCTCCTTTTTAGGATTAATCATGACTGACCTCCTAACTTAGCATTCTCTTACAGAAGATAGACCTTTGGATTAGTCAAGAATTTCAGAAACACTGCATTTCTTGTACTTATGGCAGTCTGATCATACATGAAGTTTTCATGTAAAATTAGGTATTTATTATctgataatatagggttattgcatgaatattggggaatattgtcccgagtagaattttatattgcacgagcttgcgagtgcaatatatgttctacgagggacaatattacccaatattcatgcaataacccttttattgtatagcaatataatatttaaaaggaaaaattggtttaaactaagattttgtcgttgatgacatcatgaattttgaagatttattgaactagtgcaatattagaatttattgcacgttaacttttggttactttctgtgggatatattatattgctatacaataatatgatatgttatatgTACTAATGTTTTATCAGaaatagtatttcaaaaataaatgtatgcatttttgccatatattatatttataaaggtTATTGATCAATACAGTGATTCAAAAGTTAACCCATCTGAAGCAATTACTGCATTCTGCATTGACAGTAGTTGGCACAGTTATCTCTTACTTAAAGTCTAAGTTCCATTGTATTCAATATTAAAACATGAGATTTGCAGTTATTTTGTCTTCATTCAACATACCTAATTTTTGTCCTGCATATGTCTTATTATCTTCACTTCCACATGCCACTCGAGCTTCATGTTCATAAGCAAACTGCACAAAGGCATAACCTTTATGCATAGATATGCCAGTTATAATGCCATACATGCTAAATATTCTCTCCACTTCTTCTTTGCTGATTGCTATTGTGTTAAGGTTTCCAACAAATACCCTTTTGTTAGCTGTTGATGGATCATTTGTGGCATTTCCTGTTATAGATGGTGCTGGTACCGGCTGGGGTGGTGGGGCTAAACGTGGACGCATTGGTGGTGCTCCTGGAGCTCTCATTTGTCTGATTCCTGGTGGGGGGACAGGACGTGGACCTCTAGGACGCATGCCACGTGGTCCCATATGACGAACCGGCATTCTCATTCTGGGCATCATGATGACAATTTTTGAGGTCTgtaaagcaaaaaaatatttatgattaaaCTCATGCATAAACATTACATGAACATTGTACATATTGTGTAATCACTTACAATTGAAATTGACAGTAAATGATACAGTAATTTCATACTTAAGTCTATGTTCCATAGTATTCAATATTAAAACATGAGATTTGcagttattttgttttcatttgacaGAACTAATTTTAGAGGTATAAGtctatgaaacaaaaaaaaatattataatatataaatactcTAGCATaaacattacatgtacatgtatatatgttgtaATCACACATTAGGAACATGTACAACTGTTATTATATTGTATATAGAGTTTAGTGCTTATCCTGTGCTTGTAagttgtaattatatttttcttttgtatcACTGAAAGAGGGTGCCAAACAAAAATTCTAGTTTTACTCTGCCACAAATATATACGTTAAATAAATGAGTCAAGAAAAAGgagtatattttgaaaaaatggaTCCTTTTGCACAaaaactcatttgcgccaatgcTTAAGTTTGCACCACTTGTTTTATAAATCATGTAAAATGCCTTGTATAAAttgtaccaaaaaaatatatgcaatttcaccatcatattttctttatcacaCCAGTTGTgggtaaattatcacgttgtgattggtttataAAAACACCCTAATGTGGTGACCCTATATGGATTTGTAGGGGTacgtaaatttcatagggggttcatgacatCAAGTGTACTGTTAATGGTGATGTCATCTATTGATATTGTTTATGAAAAGTACTAtgagatggccattccaatgattgatcttagattttataaaaaacgaatttaaacttaaatttaatatgaatttgatgttcagatgtaaactgttaaattggcagtgcattgaacattcaaagtgtgcacattaGCGTGCTCATATCTGCATTAgtctctttatttgtgcaaaatgacattgtcaaaaactttacttttgtttttaaaatcacatttttctaaaaccggatgttgagttgacaatggtaaaacatggaccataaacggatgcgtaaaatccgtgtacgtttaCAAAGCATGACTTGAAAAAACTCTTTctacgttatttcttcaacaaaatacttgaaatgaacgttagatacaggtatcaatgataattttagcatttacTAAGAAACATGAGAAATGTAGGAtgaataattaaatttcccacctatGCACATGCGACTACGTGGTCTAGTTCATACAaagtagttctgacgatttttttatttaaaacctttctaaatttttcatcaaatcatgttgataaactattttcttataatttcaatcttttggactaaatcaattagatacaaaccgctgaaatgtaagaaaataattgtgaatagaccgatcaattaatacgatgtccggtactgaaaatagtttacctgtcacctgaacaggtagatatcAGCTGTCtaacaactaattagccttgattaaattagaaagtattgaagaaggggttgttttgatagtaattaatcatcatgtcactttaatgaccggaaatgtgtggatgttaaaggcaaaatgttgggtcaaaaagatcatgaattatgttaaaatgaccaaAAATTTATTACTTATAATACTCCCCCTATacttcatttgatttattatattatcccatatttgaatatataatatggtttaggggtggggatcacGACCGTTTCAAACTTCCCAAACAGGAGGGATGgtgtgaccccagggactccccctgtatttcatttgattagtcaTATTGTACTATACATGAATAagtatggtttaggggtgagatttcgactgtttccaagttctaaaacaggagggggtggggtgaccctagggacttcccctatatttcatttgatcagttatttgtcccatacatgaatgtatatggttgagggttggggatctcatccgttttaaagttatcaaacaggagggggtagagtggcctaAAGGAcaccacctatatatcatatgatttgcttacattcaggtattatataatctagttgcactatttgtgaaaataaagtaagtaaCTTCAAGCTACTTTAACTGagaaaaatttttaaaataccccttaaaaattgcagtaatatgtgtACACTTTAAAGGCATTCTAcatgcattatcaacatttatcactgataaagaaaatttatactgtcagtgttttccattcggcatttaagccgggtgtgccgaccaccttcttttgaaagccgaccacctttcgattttaggaggtggtcggcttttttttcaaatttcggatTTTTTTCGGTTCCGTaccgttaaaatttgaatactaatCGCGCCTCGctgatttgttttcattgacaaagatggcgtccaatcgtcaaatttcaatgttttcatttatcaatCGGGGTACAAGAAAGGCAGATGACgatgatgataaagaaaatactagaccaaataagttaaataaaattgatagtaatgttgaagttgtggaaattgaacaaaaatcaaccaaacaacggAAAAGACACGCAAGTGAAGACAAATATGAGCAAGACTTCAAATGGCTTATAGTCACAGAGGAAGGATACTACTGTTCTATGGGCCAAAAATACGGCACAGAAGCAAGAAACAGgacataaaattgtaaatgaaagaagagagaaaagagataaattgttgaaaaaatcaaatcaaagaatatttgacaattaatatgactacatctatttatgtttgttcaactccattaaatgtaaatattatactaatctttatttttgtgaCCCCTACGTGCAcccacagtaaattaaaaaaaaaacgggtggacatttaaaaaaaaaccacccggttgcaagtgatttttttaaaacacccaccttcccttagtgaaaaaaggaaaacactgaCTGTGACcaggaccatatatatttttagatacatgtatactGTTCCCAtgccagctgtcacattgtattggattttgacattaaatgtcaaaaagtaattttgagtttctgtataaaatattttctgctttttctttcttttggttttcaattctagtatttatatttatttaccatgcatagatgtattttgtcaccaaaacacggaattacccttatccgctttcggaatcggatccgattcacGGCATCCATTTTCTTATCAATGTTGTTTTGgtcagtcagatacgattttactagaatttacacattatttgtcagcgattttctgtataaagctagaggttgaacaaaatgaacatcgctgtcatgaataataatgatgaaaataagttttgagatcgtttatttggagactttggtaaaaaggtttgcaaagttatttttattttctttaaggtAGAAAGGTAAGTTGGGCGTAGCTGGTTACCAAGTCGAAACTCCGACTGCAAAaatggaaggtcgcggacctggGACCACTGCTAATTTGAACCTCTgtctccaaattgaaaagatacgaaaatttcgtcttcttatttgaaattgccgccaacagcatgaacagatGAACTTATTtaaatagactactgacgtagttgactaggtattgacgacaaacaatattcctacgacttttgcaatatggggaatctaaactacttgtctttaaaCATTTTctgcgattaaatatttcatacatttgttcttagacatcttagccaaaagctcaggggataataaactacataaggattcaTAATGTGCTCTAATTCCTAGGCTATGTGCAAATTCAAAACTTTTGGGTGGTTCGacaatcatttaaggtttttctggtcatattttttgtaatccagaattaaaagtatgaaaaaactgttcaattagttataaatgACATAATATCCAGCTAGGTaatggcacgtatttcagcatttatttggtagaacacaaatctagggtgctcgcataaggcaacttaactgcctaaaaacatgaaatcctgaggtcctgaatttaaaaataatcaaTCCCGCCaacccgaaatcccgagcttaaaacacCTAATcccggagtcctgataaaggtcctccCCCCTCTCAACTTCTTTAATTaagacgtataactaacatacatgtacatccttGAGAAACCACCGAAAGTAAATATTTCTGGACATGACctttttttgttatgattttaaaacattgaaaacatataattaaacatATTGAACATGGGTGCCGAAATGACTACATACATTGAGTGCCGATTTATGCCAGGTGACGATTTGACTAGGATTCCATGTCTtgctacatgtatatcatatgGTTTTGCAATATTTCTTTGCATATTAAACCGGATCCCTGGAATCATCATATGCCTTTTAAGGCAAACCGTTAACGGTTTCATTAACGTGTTGTGTGTACACCGAAATTATTTATATCATTCAATGCCTCAGTCCGCttggtagtccaaataattatttcaagacgtcataattacggcgtcaaagaaaaaaaattataatagcctttcaagacgtcataattatttggactatccgCTTGGTAAAACTGATTGGGATATCGTTTCAtgttttgagttttttttataaaaaaaatatcatgtttgcGCTCTTTTTTTGATCCTGACTTGCTGGCTGATTTAAACGATTCAAATATTTCTTACATTTGAGAAATGAGAGTGTATTTAAACAGAGAATTTCAAAGATTTCTCTTATTTCAACACATGTTCCTTTCTTCTTAGCGGGGGAAATGGCGTTTGATTAACTTCCTTTTTTGAGCAGATATTTTtcgaaattcaaaacaaaacgaACTACAAATAGAAGACCCGTAAGTCGGTGACCtgattttactatttttcaaATAGGTAAATATATTTTATCGTTCACAGTATATATCAACAGATAGAAAgagtaaaatgtaaaatgtacgAAAACGTTCCATGaagtcatctttaaaaaataccaaataaagatTCCTAACAAGCATTATTTTTTATGACTTCTCAGTTATGTTTTACctgggaaaggggggggggggctggtcTTTTAGAATCAACCATACAAAATTTCTTGACCCCCCTCataatatttcactatttttatttCGTCCCAATAGTAgatctaaaaacatttaaaaaaattgatccCACCCCCTTCTATTCAACATGCCAAAATTTTAACATGCCGGCGCGCAAAACACTTCAGTATCATATGATATTCAGTcacgaaaatattgaaaatgaaatattctcagTGGATTGACTCCCAAAACATATTTGgtggaaaattgttttgaaataggGCTCTTCCATAAATACTGATAAGTAGGTAGAGCAAGCCAGTCACGGCTTTGAGTAGTGTTTGTCtaacttttatttctaatttCCTATATTGTGCTACTATTAAACGAAAACTTGTTACTAAGTaactctgaaaaataaattttgaaacagtAACAACACATTATTCACGGCTAACAGGAATCAATTTTATGTTCTTCTCTTGAAGGCTGCATAAACTAAAGTTTTACGTAAGGCCTTATTGAAAACTCAATGGACtcgctaaaattttacatagATAGTTCATGCTTTTAGCTAGAACAATTCAATTGCATTGTACTATACAATTTATACTTAATTTCTCTCAAACTATTAAgctgattaaaacaaaacttggcaGTAATCATGGCTTTTAAATTGTTAATCTAGTGGTCAAAGTGATTGAAATACATGTCATGACAGCGATTGAATTATTTGGATTATGAAGCGCCTATGCAGCTTCCTATAAATCACCAAAGTCTTGTGATGTCTTACTTAACTGTATATGAATCGCGTTAGAAATATATTTCGATTTGACTGTTGTAATGTTCTTCTTGACATTTTGTCTCTTTAAGAATGTGAAATACTTATTTTCATgtgtaaaaaatattaaactccccactttgaatttataaaaaaatttgaaccccCCTTTTCCACATAGAAAATAAAACTTGATCTCCCTGTATTTTGACCAGccatccccccccccctaaaccaGATAAAAAATGATAAGTCCCTTAACAATATTTGACAATAGTCCATGTGACAGAATAGTCCATCATGGCCGGTCAGGCTAACTCTATTTTCCCGTCTTTCCATACAAATAAATCTATATACATTACGAGTTTGATTGTTGTTTTGGTATCATCTGTTTCTTTTCAGTGGCATATATAGCGTCTTTGTAACAACACGACGGTTGTCACATGTGTATAATTATAATTATGCAGATGATAATATCCTGTCTTACTGTGACGATAATGTAGATAACTTTTACTAAAAACAC is from Mytilus galloprovincialis chromosome 6, xbMytGall1.hap1.1, whole genome shotgun sequence and encodes:
- the LOC143078931 gene encoding uncharacterized protein LOC143078931 isoform X1, with the protein product MMPRMRMPVRHMGPRGMRPRGPRPVPPPGIRQMRAPGAPPMRPRLAPPPQPVPAPSITGNATNDPSTANKRVFVGNLNTIAISKEEVERIFSMYGIITGISMHKGYAFVQFAYEHEARVACGSEDNKTYAGQKLDCNIASEPKNKSTVNIGVKRPAVALQTVKMGGPGLSVGPPAMKKIRQDSIPTIKRTLVDLTGNAASLETKKTITPITANSAVRKVATKDVLICGNCKTSFMSLHSLAQHKKVPCKLRFACKCQNAPVPDPESTDPTTLQCGTCNAEFSSSWALVQHCQEEHKMSIFKTEGQGQGDVATVEEVVEDIESILLSSYKTLVEREIQSCNYQGLCELHRGDGATDFEIDNGSEILDTNNNEGSDTVKIV
- the LOC143078931 gene encoding uncharacterized protein LOC143078931 isoform X2; translation: MMPRMRMPVRHMGPRGMRPRGPRPVPPPGIRQMRAPGAPPMRPRLAPPPQPVPAPSITGNATNDPSTANKRVFVGNLNTIAISKEEVERIFSMYGIITGISMHKGYAFVQFAYEHEARVACGSEDNKTYAGQKLDCNIASEPKNKSTVNIGVKRPAVALQTVKMGGPGLSVGPPAMKKIRQDSIPTIKRTLVDLTGNAASLETKKTITPITANSAVRKVATKDVLICGNCKTSFMSLHSLAQHKKVPCKLRFACKCQNAPVPDPESTDPTTLQCGTCNAEFSSSWALVQHCQEEHKMSIFKTEGQGQGDVATVEEVVEEVVVVQSEGDVNGQ
- the LOC143078931 gene encoding uncharacterized protein LOC143078931 isoform X3 codes for the protein MMPRMRMPVRHMGPRGMRPRGPRPVPPPGIRQMRAPGAPPMRPRLAPPPQPVPAPSITGNATNDPSTANKRVFVGNLNTIAISKEEVERIFSMYGIITGISMHKGYAFVQFAYEHEARVACGSEDNKTYAGQKLDCNIASEPKNKSTVNIGVKRPAVALQTVKMGGPGLSVGPPAMKKIRQDSIPTIKRTLVDLTGNAASLETKKTITPITANSAVRKVATKDVLICGNCKTSFMSLHSLAQHKKVPCKLRFACKCQNAPVPDPESTDPTTLQCGTCNAEFSSSWALVQHCQEEHKMSIFKTEGQGQGDVATVEEVVEVIELE